From the genome of Desulfatiglans sp.:
TCTGTTATTATTTCGCCTTTAATTTTTTCAAAAGATGAATTGACAAACTCTCCTTTAGCCCATGCGCCTATCGTGAAAAATATTTTTGAAGAGGGCGTAAATATATGAGTAATATGCAAATCCTTTATCAATACCGATTGGATCAGGCAGAAACAACTCTCAGCGACGCCAAAAAAATGTATGAGGCAAAGGTTAGTCCTCGCTCAGTGATTAACAGGGCATATTATGCCATGTTTTACAGCCTTTTAGCCCTTTATATTAGGGTTAATTTAAATATTAAGACTTCCAAACACAGTGGAGTAATCAGTATTTTTGATAAAGAGTTTATTCTCCCAGGAAAGATAGATAAAAAATATTCAAGAATGTTGCACTCTGTTTTTGATGATAGGCAGGAGTTTGATTATAAGGAATTGGTTGAAGTTACTTTAGATGATTCAGTTAATGCAATTAGTAATGCTGAAGAGTTTATTGACGCAATAAAAAATTACATCACTTCATTGTGATGCACATCAAATAGAAAATATAAAAATTATTACCCTTGATGAATTTCTATAATGCCTAATCATAATGATTCACAATATAGGGGCTCAATAACCATCTACACCCCTGAATCCTCATTGAGGAATCCTCTCCGCCTTCTACATGATATGTTCCGCGATCTCATTAATGGCCGTGAGCTTGCGTGGAGGCTTGCTGTAAGGGATATAAGCGCGCAGTACAGGCAGACAGCTCTCGGGCTTCTATGGGCATTTATATTGCCCCTTGCGCATACCGCCACATGGATATTCCTGAATGGCTCCGGAATTGTCAGTATTAGAGACACAAACCTGCCCTATCCGGTTTATGTTTTTACCGGAACAATGCTCTGGGCCATATTCATGGATGCCGTAAACGCGCCGCTTCAGCAGACCACAAATGCCAAACAGATGCTGGCAAAGAATAATTTCCCGCGTGAAGCGCTTGTTGTTTCAGGCATCTATCAGACACTGTTCAATGGGGCAATTAAGATATTATTAATGCTCATAGTCATTATTATTTCGGGCATCTATCCTGGATGGAGTCTGATATGGTTTCTACTGGCAATCCTGTCGCTTATTCTCACAGGCACAGCACTGGGTCTGCTTATTACACCTGTAGGGCTGTTATATACTGATGTAGGAAAATCACTGCCTCTTCTCATGCAGTTCTTAATGTACCTGACACCTGTGGTATTTCCCATGCCTAAAGGCGGATTAGCAGCAATAATCTACAACCTGAACCCACTTACACCGCTGATAACCACAGCCCGAAACTGGTTAACTGGCGCCTCATCTGAATTTTTTAGCTATTATCTTCTTGTTAATGGTTTTGTGCTTTTCCTGCTCCTGATGGTCTGGGTCATCTACCGGGCTGCAATGCCGATTTTGATAGAGAGGATGAGCGCGTAAAAATGACAAGAGTCCAGAGTCTAACGACAAGGGTCAATAGATTAAAAATAGGAGAATAATTCAGCATGGAAGAGAAACCTGAGTTTAGATTTGAAAAGCTTGATGTGTGGCAAAAGTCTATAGAATGGGTCGATGAGATTTATAGTGCGGCAAAATTATTTCCCCCTGATGAGAGATTTGGACTGACATCACAATTAAAAAGGTCATCAATATCTGTTGCCTCAAATATTGCAGAAGGCTCTGGCAGGTCTTCAGATAAAGATTTCGCGAGATTTATTGAAATAGCATACGGGTCTTTAATGGAAGCTGTTTGCCAATGCATGATAGCAAAAAGACAAAAATTCATATCTGGTGAAGATTATAAATAAATTTATTCAGGTGCACAGGAATTGGCAAAAATGTTGAGCGGATTAAGAGCT
Proteins encoded in this window:
- a CDS encoding HEPN domain-containing protein → MSNMQILYQYRLDQAETTLSDAKKMYEAKVSPRSVINRAYYAMFYSLLALYIRVNLNIKTSKHSGVISIFDKEFILPGKIDKKYSRMLHSVFDDRQEFDYKELVEVTLDDSVNAISNAEEFIDAIKNYITSL
- a CDS encoding ABC transporter permease; amino-acid sequence: MPNHNDSQYRGSITIYTPESSLRNPLRLLHDMFRDLINGRELAWRLAVRDISAQYRQTALGLLWAFILPLAHTATWIFLNGSGIVSIRDTNLPYPVYVFTGTMLWAIFMDAVNAPLQQTTNAKQMLAKNNFPREALVVSGIYQTLFNGAIKILLMLIVIIISGIYPGWSLIWFLLAILSLILTGTALGLLITPVGLLYTDVGKSLPLLMQFLMYLTPVVFPMPKGGLAAIIYNLNPLTPLITTARNWLTGASSEFFSYYLLVNGFVLFLLLMVWVIYRAAMPILIERMSA
- a CDS encoding four helix bundle protein codes for the protein MEEKPEFRFEKLDVWQKSIEWVDEIYSAAKLFPPDERFGLTSQLKRSSISVASNIAEGSGRSSDKDFARFIEIAYGSLMEAVCQCMIAKRQKFISGEDYK